Proteins found in one Brachypodium distachyon strain Bd21 chromosome 5, Brachypodium_distachyon_v3.0, whole genome shotgun sequence genomic segment:
- the LOC100843625 gene encoding serine/threonine-protein kinase SAPK5-like, producing the protein MEKYEPVREIGSGNFGVAKLMRNKETRELVAMKFIERGYRIDENVFREIVNHRSLRHPNIIRFKEVVLTPTHLGIVMEYAAGGELFERICDAGRFHEDEARYFFQQLVCGVSFCHAMQICHRDLKLENTLLDGSPAPRLKICDFGYSKSSVLHSRPKSTVGTPAYIAPEVLSRREYDGKQADVWSCGVTLYVMLVGGYPFEDSKDPKNFRKTIARIMSVQYKIPEYVHVSQPCRHLLSRLFVASPHKRITMAEIKAHPWFLKNLPRELKDEAQQAYYNRRPPTVDAGASSNGSNGVAATAPEVYYSAQSVEEIMKIVQEAQTVPKVDRKPAAGYGWSGAGDEDDDEQEQEEEYEEEEDEYERTVREVHASGELDMSKLQI; encoded by the exons ATGGAGAAGTACGAGCCGGTTCGGGAGATCGGGTCGGGCAACTTCGGCGTGGCCAAGCTCATGAGGAACAAGGAGACCCGGGAGCTGGTGGCCATGAAGTTCATCGAGAGGGGATACAGG ATCGACGAGAATGTGTTCCGTGAGATCGTGAACCACCGGTCGCTGCGTCACCCGAACATCATCCGGTTCAAGGAGGTTGTCCTGACGCCGACGCACCTGGGCATCGTCATGGAGtacgcggccggcggcgagctgtTCGAGCGCATCTGCGACGCCGGCAGGTTCCACGAGGACGAGGCCCGCTACTTCTTCCAGCAGCTCGTCTGCGGCGTCAGCTTCTGCCACGCCATGCAGATCTGCCACCGCGACCTCAAGCTCGAGAACACCCTCCTCGACGGCAGCCCCGCTCCCCGCCTCAAGATCTGCGACTTCGGCTACTCCAAG TCTTCGGTGCTGCACTCGAGGCCCAAGTCGACGGTGGGGACGCCGGCGTACATAGCGCCGGAGGTGCTGTCGCGGCGGGAGTACGACGGGAAGCAGGCGGACGTGTGGTCGTGCGGGGTGACGCTGTACGTGATGCTCGTCGGCGGCTACCCGTTCGAGGACAGCAAGGACCCCAAGAACTTCCGCAAGACCATCGCCAGGATCATGTCGGTGCAGTACAAGATCCCGGAGTACGTGCACGTCTCGCAGCCCTGCCGCCACCTGCTCTCCAGGCTCTTCGTCGCCAGCCCGCACAAGCGGATCACCATGGCCGAGATCAAGGCGCACCCTTGGTTCCTCAAGAACCTGCCCCGGGAGCTCAAGGACGAGGCGCAGCAGGCGTATTACAATCGCCGGCCTCCTACTGTTGATGCCGGTGCTTCCAGTAACGGCAGCAATGGCGTGGCCGCGACGGCGCCGGAGGTTTACTACTCGGCGCAGAGCGTGGAGGAGATCATGAAGATTGTTCAGGAGGCGCAGACGGTGCCCAAGGTTGACCGTAAGCCGGCGGCCGGGTACGGGTGgagcggcgccggagacgaggacgacgatgaacaggagcaggaagaagagtatgaggaggaggaagatgagtaTGAGAGGACGGTCCGGGAGGTGCATGCCAGTGGGGAACTGGACATGAGCAAGCTCCAAATCTGA
- the LOC104581468 gene encoding uncharacterized protein LOC104581468, protein MLRADEELTRSVEKEMAMEEKRYARYLRGRKTALLTCSLETNTTLSPMYFTHCTPGKKMEDELAATTGASLQVFSFKIAEIKAGLQWPLYVYGVVAARDKVDYNRNLLFNRTRDDAQLVTLDDPFLRLIGPARGILPDPDFEVELRVKGRTKYRDRALINDRHPYIGSFHYDGLYTVPFWNCLCRCELSTELLGKSVQATILGVRIVKGTFRYGGRVAFSSPSHQVAIVDSQGAIQEVIDPMSTMVVLLDSHYCHGGEMPMSSDDYLDLTRRVVSVELRESHFLYPEKLEETFKVVIQVYSKCGDITAQGHVKAVKLTPKLSNISQTVCYLGDSVVEIIVAWSVHVEEKVFL, encoded by the exons ATGCTTCGTGCCGATGAGGAGCTGACGAGATCTGTCGAGAAGGAGATGGCAATGGAGGAGAAACGCTATGCTCGCTACCTTAGGGGCAGGAAGACTGCATTACTTACCTGTAGCTTGGAAACCAACA CCACATTGAGCCCCATGTACTTCACGCACTGCACGCCTGGAAAGAAAATGGAAGACGAGCTTGCTGCTACCACCGGGGCCAGCTTGCAGGTCTTCTCCTTCAAGATCGCCGAGATCAAAGCCGGCTTGCAGTGGCCACTCTATGTCTACGGCGTGGTCGCTGCCCGGGACAAAGTCGATTACAACCGCAACCTTCTCTTCAATCGAACCAGGGATGACGCCCAACTAGTCACACTAGAT GATCCTTTTCTGCGCTTGATTGGCCCAGCTCGGGGGATTTTGCCGGACCCTGATTTTGAAGTCGAACTAAGGGTTAAGGGCAGAACAAAGTATCGCGACAGAGCGTTGATCAACGACAGGCACCCTTACATCGGGTCCTTTCACTATGATGGTCTCTACACTGTTCCGTTTTGGAACTGCCTTTGCCGATGCGAGCTAAGCACGGAGCTACTTGGCAAGTCAGTTCAGGCCACTATCTTGGGTGTCCGCATCGTTAAGGGCACATTCAGATACGGGGGCCGAGTTGCTTTCTCATCGCCGTCTCATCAAGTTGCGATCGTGGATAGTCAGGGCGCTATTCAGGAGGTTATTGATCCCATGTCCACGATGGTTGTGTTGCTCGATTCTCATTACTGCCATGGTGGAGAAATGCCAATGAGCAGTGATGATTACCTTGATCTAACAAGGCGTGTTGTTTCCGTGGAATTGCGGGAAAGCCATTTCCTTTATCCAGAAAAGTTGGAAGAGACTTTCAAAGTTGTCATACAAGTATACTCAAAGTGTGGTGATATTACTGCGCAAGGTCACGTCAAGGCGGTCAAGCTCACCCCCAAGCTGAGCAACATAAGCCAAACCGTATGTTATCTTGGCGACTCCGTGGTGGAGATTATTGTTGCTTGGTCGGTCCACGTTGAAGAGAAGGTTTTTCTTTGA
- the LOC100837527 gene encoding DDB1- and CUL4-associated factor homolog 1: MADEPPAAAAVPKQDEGDAEVLARAGAVISRVVERGEANPNPRLLHTLATICEDQEARHFHECASNPTFNNANSMSSHAIGKLANLLRENDEFYELVFCKFLSDTSYSVAVRCAAARLLLSCHSAWTFPHAFEDAIIENIKRWIKEDGEASNECELKHLGSHKKPTDVEMLRTYAIGLLYMALCSNVNLVEDVLNMGVSAKLMRFLRTRVHGDGTSSQRDASLPVDTRHPRVRDESRGKVQLVQDSSGLDGTKAGDGISTDPTLEKGFDHGVGMTQPHGELSMDDTIYLQRENGDSSFDPADMPQADRMMCSAGSDTKPVNGEKHPTCESLRDELLKRKLGRTGSRLRGKNKAGESLPESECSPLSPTSRLRVGSRASRDKNAAKVEDPKQAIDLNNSSADIEPYTAISKEEFEDRFRDCIIGLKDITDIVLKAVRAAEAEARSANAPDEAVKAAGDAAAELVKSAALEVWKSENSGDAVVLAAEKAAAAVIDASMSTSVSRSSDQVNKEHVVEEAAKISEDQDLEDFVIVDQEQLLQLKEKYCILCLQILGEYVEALGPVLHEKGIDVCLALLQRGIKDNERRGHFMLLHEIVRLICALAAHRKFAALFVDRGGIQKILSVPRITQTYTSLSTCLFTFGSLQSTMERVCALSSDTINNVVELALQLLECPQDPARKNAAIFFAAAFVFKAVLDAFDARDGMQKVLNILHVAASVRSGGNSGGLGSSNLNQGNDRSPAEVLTQSEKQVAYHSCVALRQYFRAHLLQLVDSIRPSKSIRSIARNTSSARAGYKPFDIGNEAMDAIFRQIQRDRKLGPALVRARWPVVDRFLASGGHITMLELCQGLPVDRYLRDLAQYACGVLQIITLMPQSRKLIVQATLSNSRLGMTVLLDIANSVVGYVDPEVLCPALNVLVNLVCPPPSISNKQYSAANQQPAAAQALAGSYSESRDRNAEKSNSDRILAANQNESRERYGEGTPVVPSGVVGDKRISLGIGAGGPGLAAQLEQGYRQARELVRANNGIKILLQLLGTRMVTPPMAIDLIRALACRVLLGLARDDTIAHMLTKLQVGKKLSELIRDTSAQTPGGENGRWLTELTQVAIELIAILTNSGKETTLAATDAAAPALRRIERAGIAAATPISYHSRELMQLIHEHLLGSGLAATAAMLQKEADITPLPSTGAVLPGHQHQATALEASSVEQQWPSGRVQACLQDKTMIATDQAGKGSDSVVPSSKKKALVFSSSFSKRSQPLLPFSGNRASNSLRSPVPAGNMDSMTCAASAAGDAETSHIIPTPFPLKRKLVDTEISSASAAKRPAKVDHVCQSPVFQTPAPTRRGLSVAIDSPTVAFHSGRTNFNNVSSENLEDSQGTPGVVTGTPHLGANDQQSGNSERMTLDSLVVQYLKHQHRQCPAPITTLPPLSLLHPHVCPEPSRSISAPANVAVRMGSREICRQFSGIQAPRRDRQFIYSRFKLCRVCRDESSLLTCMTFLGEASRVAAGNHTGELRIFDCNTANLLETQSCHQHLVTMVESTSSGGNELILSSSINEVKLWDASSLSTGPLQTFENCKSARFNHAGTLFATLSTDETQQAVLLYDVQTHNIDRQFPDNSSLSDSNRGYVQPIIHFSPSDDMFLWNGVLWDIRSPNPVHQFDLFTDYCGGGFHPAGNEVIINSEVWDLRKFKLLKSVPSLDQTVIKFNGRGDVIYATLRRNLEDITSAINTRRVRHPLFPAFRTIDAVTYTDIATVQIDRGVLDLATEPNDSLLGVVAMDDPGEMFSSARLFEVGRKRPTDDDSDPEDAGDTEDDDDDDDDDSDVDVLLGTNLALGDSDSDDDPSNSSDDDGGDDDDDEEGIDSGDENDDDADFEEEGEFDVGGGLLEIMGDRDGDDSDMIESFSSGDEEGGGWMM, encoded by the exons ATGGCGGACGaaccacccgccgccgccgccgtgccgaaGCAGGACGAGGGGGACGCCGAGGTGCTGGCCCGCGCGGGGGCCGTGATCTCGCGGGTCGTCGAGCGCGGCGAGGCCAACCCCAACCCGCGCCTGCTGCACACTCTCGCCACCATCTGCGAGGACCAGGAAGCCAG GCATTTTCATGAATGTGCAAGTAATCCGACGTTCAACAACGCAAACTCAATGAGTTCACATGCAATAGGCAAGCTGGCAAATTTGCTCAGG GAGAATGATGAGTTCTATGAACTAGTGTTTTGCAAGTTCTTGTCGGATACATCATACTCTGTGGCAGTACGCTGTGCTGCTGCTAGGCTGCTCCTAAGCTGCCATTCTGCATGGACG TTTCCCCATGCTTTTGAAGATGCTATTATAGAAAATATAAAACGCTGGATAAAGGAAGACGGCGAAGCATCCAATGAATGTGAACTGAAGCATTTAGGAAGCCATAAGAAACCTACAGATGTTGAGATGCTGAGAACATACGCTATTGGGTTGCTTTATATGGCTCTGTGTAG CAATGTGAACTTGGTAGAAGATGTCTTGAACATGGGAGTATCAGCCAAGCTCATGCGTTTCTTGCGAACACGAGTCCATGGGGATGGCACATCTTCACAGAGAGATGCAAGTCTTCCAGTAGATACCAGGCACCCTCGGGTTAGAGATGAGAGTAGAGGCAAAGTGCAGTTGGTTCAAGACAGTTCTGGATTGGATGGAACAAAGGCTGGAGATGGAATATCGACTGACCCAACTTTGGAGAAAGGCTTTGATCATGGTGTTGGAATGACGCAACCACATGGAGAATTGTCGATGGATGACACTATCTACCTGCAACGTGAGAATGGTGATTCTTCATTTGATCCTGCTGATATGCCTCAGGCTGATAGGATGATGTGCTCAGCCGGCTCAGATACTAAGCCAGTCAATGGGGAAAAGCACCCCACATGCGAAAGCTTGAGAGATGAACTTCTGAAGAGAAAGCTGGGTCGTACAGGATCTCGACTAAgaggaaaaaacaaagcaGGTGAAAGCTTGCCTGAAAGTGAATGTTCACCTTTATCACCAACCTCACGATTGAGAGTGGGAAGTCGGGCGAGCAGAGACAAGAATGCGGCAAAGGTTGAGGACCCAAAGCAAGCAATCGATTTGAACAATAGCTCTGCAGATATTGAGCCTTATACTGCCATTTCCAAAGAAGAGTTTGAAGACCGGTTCAGGGATTGCATTATCGGTTTGAAGGATATAACTGACATTGTTTTGAAGGCAGTGAGAGCTGCAGAAGCGGAAGCCAGGTCTGCAAATGCACCTGATGAAGCTGTGAAAGCAGcaggtgatgctgctgctgagcttgTCAAATCTGCTGCTTTAGAG GTTTGGAAAAGTGAAAATAGTGGAGATGCTGTTGTATTAGCAGCTGAGAAAGCTGCAGCTGCTGTAATCGATGCTTCCATGTCAACTAGCGTCTCACG AAGCTCTGATCAAGTTAATAAAGAGCATGTTGTTGAGGAAGCTGCTAAAATCAGCGAGGACCAGGATTTGGAAGATTTTGTTATCGTTGACCAGGAGCAGCTCTTGCAActtaaagaaaaatattgcatTCTGTGCTTGCAGATTTTGGGAGAGTATGTTGAAGCTTTGGGTCCTGTGCTCCATGAAAAGGGTATTGATGTTTGCCTCGCATTATTGCAACGGGGCATCAAGGACAATGAAAGACGTGGCCACTTTATGCTACTTCATGAAATCGTTCGATTAATTTGTGCCCTGGCTGCCCACCGAAAATTTGCTGCACTATTTGTTGATCGGGGTGGTATTCAGAAGATCCTGTCTGTCCCCAGAATAACTCAGACATATACTTCTCTTTCTACATGCTTATTTACTTTTGGTTCTCTCCAG TCTACCATGGAACGTGTCTGTGCACTCTCTTCTGACACGATCAACAATGTGGTTGAACTAGCGCTTCAACTTCTGGAATGCCCACAAGATCCAGCTAGAAAAAATGCAGCCATATTCTTTGCTGCTGCGTTTGTATTCAAAGCTGTTCTGGATGCATTTGATGCACGTGATGGGATGCAAAAAGTTCTGAATATTTTACATGTTGCTGCATCTGTAAGGTCTGGTGGTAACTCTGGAGGATTAGGATCCTCAAATTTAAATCAAGGGAATGATCGATCGCCTGCAGAGGTTCTAACTCAATCAGAAAAGCAAGTTGCATATCATTCATGTGTTGCACTACGGCAATATTTTAGAGCTCATCTCCTCCAGCTTGTCGATTCCATCCGGCCTAGCAAGAGTATCCGCAGTATTGCTCGGAATACTTCCAGTGCAAGAGCTGGTTACAAACCTTTTGACATTGGCAATGAGGCTATGGATGCTATTTTTCGTCAGATCCAGCGCGACAGAAAGTTAGGACCTGCTCTTGTGAGAGCTCGTTGGCCTGTGGTGGATAGATTCTTAGCCTCTGGTGGCCACATAACCATGCTAGAGTTATGCCAG GGTCTACCTGTTGATCGGTATCTTCGTGACTTGGCTCAATATGCATGTGGAGTTCTTCAAATCATAACACTTATGCCACAGAGCCGGAAATTGATAGTCCAAGCTACACTAAGTAACAGCCGTCTTGGTATGACTGTTTTATTAGATATAGCAAACAGTGTTGTTGGCTATGTTGATCCTGAG GTGTTATGTCCAGCATTGAATGTGCTTGTCAATCTTGTATGCCCCCCTCCTTCTATCAGCAACAAGCAGTACTCAGCTGCAAATCAGCAACCTGCCGCTGCCCAAGCACTTGCAGGGAGTTATTCAGAAAGCAGAGATCGGAATGCTGAAAAAAGTAACTCAGATAGAATTCTAGCAGCGAATCAGAATGAATCTCGGGAGCGATATGGTGAAGGAACACCAGTTGTGCCATCTGGAGTAGTTGGTGATAAGAGAATATCTTTAGGCATAGGAGCTGGGGGTCCTGGTCTTGCTGCTCAATTGGAACAAGGGTATCGCCAAGCTCGAGAATTAGTCAGAGCCAATAATGGTATAAAGATTCTTTTACAGCTTCTTGGTACTCGGATGGTTACACCTCCCATGGCTATTGATCTTATTCGAGCTCTTGCCTGTCGTGTACTGCTTGGCTTGGCTAGAGATGATACAATTGCACATATGCTGACAAAGCTCCAG GTAGGGAAGAAATTATCGGAACTGATTCGTGATACCAGTGCCCAGACACCTGGTGGTGAGAATGGAAGATGGCTAACCGAGCTGACCCAAGTAGCAATTGAACTTATTGCG ATCCTGACAAATTCTGGAAAAGAAACAACCTTGGCAGCAACagatgctgctgctccagcACTGAGGCGCATTGAGCGAGCTGGCATAGCTGCTGCTACTCCTATCTCATACCATTCCAG GGAATTGATGCAACTGATACATGAACATCTCCTTGGATCTGgtttggctgctactgctgccaTGTTGCAGAAAGAGGCTGACATTACACCTTTGCCATCGACAGGTGCAGTGCTTCCTGGCCACCAGCACCAGGCCACTGCCCTTGAAGCCTCATCTGTTGAACAACAGTGGCCTTCTGGTCGTGTTCAAGCATGTCTGCAAGATAAAACAATGATTGCTACCGATCAAGCTGGCAAGGGATCTGATTCTGTCGTGCCGTCTTCTAAGAAGAAGGCACTGGTATTCTCATCCAGTTTCTCTAAACGAAGTCAACCTTTGCTTCCGTTTTCTGGTAATAGAGCAAGCAATAGCCTGCGAAGTCCTGTACCTGCTGGAAATATGGACAGTATGACTtgcgctgcttctgctgctggaGATGCAGAGACGTCACATATAATACCAACGCCGTTCCCACTTAAGAGGAAGCTTGTGGATACAGAGATTAGTTCCGCATCAGCAGCAAAGCGTCCTGCAAAAGTTGATCATGTATGCCAATCTCCTGTATTCCAAACTCCTGCTCCTACTCGCAGAGGCCTGTCTGTAGCAATTGATTCTCCTACTGTCGCATTTCATTCAGGACGGACAAACTTCAACAACGTTTCGTCAGAGAACTTGGAAGATTCTCAAGGCACACCTGGAGTGGTAACGGGCACACCTCATCTCGGAGCAAATGATCAACAATCTGGAAATTCAGAGCGCATGACACTTGACTCGTTAGTTGTACAGTACTTGAAACACCAGCACCGTCAATGTCCTGCTCCAATAACAACTTTGCCACCACTCTCTCTGCTGCACCCTCATGTTTGCCCTGAGCCTAGCCGCAGCATTAGTGCACCAGCAAATGTGGCTGTTCGTATGGGAAGCCGTGAGATATGTAGGCAGTTTAGTGGGATCCAAGCACCTCGCAGGGATCGTCAATTTATATACAGCAGGTTCAAGCTGTGTCGTGTTTGCCGTGATGAGTCGTCGCTGTTGACTTGCATGACATTTCTTGGAGAGGCATCACGAGTGGCTGCTGGAAACCATACTGGTGAATTAAGAATATTTGACTGCAACACTGCAAATCTCTTAGAGACACAATCATGCCATCAACATCTTGTTACAATGGTCGAGTCAACATCTTCTGGTGGAAATGAGCTGATTCTCTCATCTAGCATAAATGAGGTTAAGCTCTGGGATGCTTCCTCGTTATCTACGGGGCCTTTGCAAACATTTGAGAATTGCAAATCTGCTAGGTTTAACCATGCTGGGACTTTGTTCGCCACCCTTTCTACTGATGAAACTCAGCAGGCTGTTTTGTTGTATGATGTCCAGACACATAATATTGATAGACAGTTTCCTGACAACTCCAGCCTTTCAGATTCAAACCGTGGTTACGTACAACCCATTATACATTTCAGTCCTTCAGATGATATGTTTCTGTGGAACGGGGTCCTGTGGGACATACGAAGTCCGAACCCTGTCCATCAGTTCGACCTTTTTACAGACTACTGTGGTGGCGGCTTCCATCCTGCTGGAAATGAG GTGATCATAAATTCGGAGGTGTGGGATTTGAGGAAATTTAAGCTTCTGAAGAGTGTCCCTTCCCTGGACCAGACAGTAATAAAGTTCAATGGCAGGGGTGACGTTATCTATGCCACCCTCAGGCGTAATCTTGAGGATATAACGTCAGCCATTAATACTCGTAGGGTCAGGCATCCTCTGTTCCCTGCATTCCGCACGATTGATGCTGTGACTTACACAGATATTGCAACCGTCCAAATAGACCGGGGCGTCCTTGATCTTGCTACCGAGCCCAATGATTCCCTTCTGGGTGTTGTCGCTATGGATGACCCTGGCGAGATGTTCTCTTCTGCTCGCTTATTTGAAGTTGGCAGGAAGCGACCAACTGATGATGATTCAGATCCGGAGGACGCAGGGGACAcagaggacgacgacgatgacgacgatgacgactcGGATGTTGATGTTCTCCTTGGGACCAATTTAGCTCTCGGTGACTCGGATTCTGATGATGATCCAAGTAACAGcagtgatgatgatggtggtgacgacgatgacgatgagGAGGGTATTGACAGTGGTGATgagaatgatgatgatgctgactttgaagaagaaggcgagTTTGATGTGGGAGGGGGTTTGCTGGAGATTATGGGTGACCGTGATGGCGATGACAGTGATATGATCGAGTCCTTTAGCAGCGGTGACGAAGAAGGTGGTGGTTGGATGATGTAA
- the SWN5 gene encoding protein SOMBRERO isoform X3, with product MEHLQQQQDDQSCCVPPGFRFHPTEEELVGYYLARKVASQKIDLDIIQEVDLYRIEPWDLQERCGRQYGAGSGHEEDSFRSSSSSAEWYFFSFKDRKYPSGTRTNRATAAGFWKATGRDKPVLRGGHGHGRGAVIGMRKTLVFYRGRAPNGRKTEWIMHEYRLQSSEHAPTPEEGWVVCRAFHKPLPNMHHHRPMPFVFPGADHYAAAAGGPPPAGYYINDIDARLNGHGGDLLNYLHPAPVSGGGGGGFVFPGNGSVHGQMIVSEDLQVESKKHVNIFSSIPQLIESPVTATIDDDDQAGAGQQAAGGIDWNFLDSLLSSTSSASQLIHDSSSQSQLMMHLQQQH from the exons ATGGAGCatcttcagcagcagcaggatgaTCAGTCTTGCTGTGTTCCTCCTGGGTTCAGGTTCCAcccgacggaggaggagctggtggGGTACTACCTGGCCAGGAAGGTGGCTTCCCAGAAGATCGACCTCGATATCATCCAGGAGGTCGATCTCTACCGCATCGAGCCCTGGGATCTCCAAG AGAGGTGCGGCAGGCAGTACGGCGCCGGCTCCGGGCACGAAGAGGACAGCTTCCGGTCATCGTCTTCGTCAGCGGAGTGGTACTTCTTCAGCTTCAAGGACCGCAAGTACCCGAGCGGGACGCGCACGAACCGGGCGACAGCGGCCGGGTTCTGGAAGGCCACGGGCCGCGACAAGCCCGTGCTGCGCGggggccatggccatggccgtgGCGCTGTGATCGGGATGAGGAAGACGCTGGTGTTCTACCGGGGGCGGGCGCCGAACGGGAGGAAGACGGAGTGGATCATGCACGAGTACCGGCTGCAGTCGAGCgagcacgcgcccacgcccgAGGAAGGATGGGTCGTCTGCCGCGCCTTCCACAAGCCTCTCCCCaacatgcaccaccacaggcCGATGCCCTtcgtcttccccggcgccgaccactacgccgccgccgctggtggtcctcctccagctggttACTACATCAACGACATCGACGCCCGCCTCAATGGCCATGGCGGTGATCTCCTCAATTACCTGCACCCTGCTCCagtctccggcggcggcggaggagggttCGTCTTCCCCGGCAACGGTAGCGTCCATGGCCAGATGATCGTGTCTGAGGATCTGCAGGTGGAGTCCAAGAAGCATGTGAACATCTTCAGCAGCATCCCCCAGCTGATCGAGAGCCCGGTGACCGCCACCATCGACGACGATGATCAGGCAGGAGCAGGACAGCAGGCGGCGGGTGGCATTGACTGGAATTTCCTCGACAGCTTGCTCTCCTCCACGTCGTCGGCGTCCCAGCTGATCCATGACTCTTCCTCGCAGTCGCAGCTGATGATgcacctgcagcagcagcactga